Proteins co-encoded in one Acidobacteriota bacterium genomic window:
- a CDS encoding histidine triad nucleotide-binding protein, protein MSAEDCIFCKIADGRIPSTLVHEDDVCVAFNDLSPQAPTHILVIPREHIDSLDKAGAEHSAALGHLLTTSAEIARKQGFAEDGYRVVINTNSDGGQTVFHLHVHLLAGRQFIFPPG, encoded by the coding sequence ATGAGCGCTGAAGACTGCATTTTTTGTAAGATCGCCGATGGCCGCATACCGTCCACGCTTGTCCACGAGGACGACGTGTGCGTGGCGTTCAACGATCTAAGTCCGCAGGCTCCAACGCATATTCTGGTCATTCCGCGTGAACACATTGATTCGCTCGACAAAGCCGGTGCGGAACACTCGGCCGCTCTCGGACATTTGCTGACGACCTCTGCGGAGATCGCGCGGAAACAGGGCTTTGCCGAGGATGGCTACCGCGTCGTGATCAATACTAATTCAGACGGCGGACAGACCGTTTTTCACCTTCACGTACACCTGCTTGCAGGCCGACAGTTCATCTTCCCTCCGGGCTAA
- the murA gene encoding UDP-N-acetylglucosamine 1-carboxyvinyltransferase, whose translation MRGKIEIGGAKNSALPCLAATLLTAETVTLHNVPYVKDLITQRRLLEDLGATVLTPELRTHKVTAGKIETFEAPYELVKTMRASVLALGPLLGRFGQAKVSLPGGCAIGTRPIDLHLKAFEQLGATVSLESGDVVARAPQGRLIGAIIDFEKVTVTGTENVMMAASLARGKTIIKNAAKEPEIEDLADLLNKMGARIKGAGTAVIEIEGVEALGGAEHTIIPDRIETGTFMVAAAITGGEIEIKSCRPEHLTAVIEKLREAGVDIEELNSSTLLVKVGSGGLKAIDITTKEHPGFPTDMQAQYMALMTQAEGESKVVETIFENRFMHASELIRMGADITIHGNTAVVHGKTKLMGARIIASDLRASASLVLAALCAEGETTIDRVYHIDRGYETIVRKLRSLGADIERVKEGIPATEAAG comes from the coding sequence CTGAGAGGAAAGATCGAGATCGGCGGAGCGAAAAATTCAGCCCTGCCATGCCTCGCGGCGACGCTGCTGACGGCGGAAACGGTGACGCTGCATAACGTGCCTTATGTTAAGGACCTGATCACGCAGCGTCGTTTGCTTGAGGATCTGGGCGCTACCGTTCTAACACCGGAACTGCGTACGCACAAGGTTACAGCGGGAAAGATCGAGACATTTGAAGCTCCGTATGAGCTGGTCAAAACAATGCGCGCGAGCGTCTTGGCTCTCGGGCCGCTGCTTGGTCGGTTCGGGCAGGCAAAGGTGAGTTTGCCCGGCGGTTGTGCGATCGGAACGCGTCCGATCGACCTGCATCTGAAGGCTTTTGAGCAATTGGGAGCGACGGTTTCGCTGGAATCGGGCGATGTTGTCGCTCGCGCTCCACAAGGTCGATTGATCGGCGCGATCATCGATTTTGAAAAGGTCACCGTCACCGGAACCGAGAACGTGATGATGGCCGCCTCGCTCGCCAGAGGCAAAACCATCATCAAAAACGCCGCCAAGGAACCCGAGATCGAGGACCTCGCCGACCTGCTTAATAAGATGGGAGCCCGCATCAAGGGTGCCGGAACCGCAGTGATCGAGATCGAGGGTGTCGAAGCTCTCGGTGGAGCCGAGCACACGATCATTCCCGACCGTATCGAGACCGGAACATTCATGGTCGCGGCCGCGATCACCGGCGGCGAGATCGAGATCAAAAGCTGCCGTCCCGAACATCTGACCGCCGTCATCGAAAAACTTCGCGAAGCCGGAGTCGATATCGAAGAACTTAATTCCAGCACGCTGCTCGTAAAGGTCGGCAGCGGCGGCTTGAAGGCTATCGATATCACCACAAAAGAGCATCCGGGTTTCCCGACCGACATGCAGGCGCAGTACATGGCGCTGATGACGCAGGCCGAGGGCGAATCGAAGGTGGTCGAGACCATATTCGAAAACCGCTTTATGCACGCCTCGGAGCTTATCAGAATGGGCGCCGACATCACTATCCACGGCAATACGGCGGTCGTTCACGGCAAAACAAAGCTTATGGGCGCCCGCATTATCGCTTCTGATCTTCGAGCATCGGCTTCGCTCGTTCTGGCAGCACTGTGTGCCGAAGGCGAGACGACGATCGACCGCGTTTACCACATCGACCGCGGCTATGAAACGATCGTCCGCAAGCTGCGATCGCTCGGTGCCGATATCGAACGCGTCAAGGAAGGCATCCCCGCGACCGAGGCGGCAGGCTAA
- a CDS encoding sigma 54-interacting transcriptional regulator has protein sequence MSMHEAREAIIDRLARDLPTDIDLERFLNVVVSEIGRMLNADRCDLLQLSEGKDLVISHEWRKDKSVPKSHGTTIPFDTAKLAERFDITKPIRINDTSAAKDPTLKFFAKALETRSLLVIPIMLNGNVLGLLGLHDTHEPRQWLDEEVSFLESIARQLAIGYQYTSLYVAQEQESRRTNALLEIANTLNSHSDFKEVSELVMERAINLVGADYGALGVLDQSGTRISLATFKSAEGIKLGKILKMIEQHNKSLALDSFAKLGELLREGKTLKLADSELPFAIRLFFNTQLRGKAALVTPVHVAGKAFGLLGFVWSKQSTFEDHDIALIEGIADQIGTALERDQLSTEVMRLKSELHQKQSEIVGQAPGIRRAIELGLNVADTNTTVLILGESGTGKELIANLIHYNSGRESMPFVKINCGAIPETLLESELFGHEKGAFTDARSQRQGRFEEASGGTLFLDEIGEMSLQAQVRLLRVLQDGEFTRVGGKHVLKTDVRVIAATNTDLERAIEDGTFRKDLFYRLSVFPISLPPLRTRVEDINLLVFHFLEEYKKKSGRFISGISKEAMRALVNYNWPGNVRELENAIERAVIIASGRQIELDDLPEAISRTAENSSAPARFERASAAGEGRNIGINIPLPSAMDEIEKQVIEATLEYTDGDKSQAARLLNIGRKTLYRKLEIYEDDITDN, from the coding sequence ATGAGCATGCACGAGGCCCGCGAGGCGATCATCGACCGCCTGGCCCGCGACCTGCCGACCGACATCGACCTCGAACGCTTTCTGAACGTTGTCGTTTCCGAGATCGGCCGCATGCTCAACGCCGACCGCTGTGACCTGCTCCAGCTCAGCGAAGGCAAAGACCTTGTCATCAGCCACGAATGGCGAAAGGACAAATCGGTCCCCAAAAGCCACGGCACGACGATACCGTTCGACACGGCAAAGCTCGCCGAGCGTTTTGATATCACAAAACCCATCCGCATCAACGATACCTCAGCAGCGAAAGATCCGACTCTGAAGTTCTTTGCAAAAGCTCTCGAAACACGCTCTTTGCTGGTGATCCCGATCATGCTGAATGGGAATGTGCTCGGATTGCTCGGCCTACACGACACGCACGAGCCGCGTCAATGGCTCGACGAAGAGGTCTCCTTTCTCGAATCCATCGCCCGCCAGCTCGCTATTGGCTATCAATACACGAGCCTCTACGTCGCCCAGGAACAGGAAAGCCGCCGGACAAACGCCCTGCTTGAGATCGCAAATACGCTGAATTCGCACTCGGATTTCAAAGAAGTTTCGGAACTCGTGATGGAGCGTGCGATCAACCTTGTCGGTGCCGATTACGGAGCTCTAGGTGTGCTGGATCAATCCGGAACACGCATTTCGCTCGCCACTTTCAAGTCTGCCGAAGGCATAAAACTCGGCAAGATCCTGAAAATGATCGAGCAGCACAACAAATCGCTCGCGCTCGATTCGTTTGCAAAACTAGGCGAACTGCTGCGTGAAGGCAAGACCCTCAAACTAGCCGATTCCGAGTTGCCGTTTGCGATTCGTTTGTTTTTTAACACACAGCTTCGCGGCAAGGCGGCGTTGGTGACGCCGGTACACGTTGCGGGCAAAGCGTTCGGGCTGCTGGGCTTTGTATGGAGCAAGCAGAGCACGTTCGAGGACCACGACATCGCCTTGATCGAGGGCATCGCCGACCAGATCGGCACTGCGCTCGAACGCGACCAACTCTCGACCGAGGTCATGCGGCTCAAGAGCGAACTGCACCAGAAACAGAGCGAGATCGTCGGCCAGGCACCGGGCATTCGGCGTGCGATCGAGCTCGGACTCAACGTTGCCGATACGAACACTACCGTTCTGATCCTTGGCGAATCCGGCACCGGCAAGGAGCTGATCGCAAATCTGATCCACTACAACTCGGGCCGCGAAAGCATGCCTTTCGTCAAGATAAACTGCGGTGCGATACCGGAAACCCTGCTCGAAAGTGAACTTTTCGGCCACGAGAAAGGTGCGTTTACGGATGCGCGTTCGCAGCGGCAGGGACGGTTTGAAGAAGCGAGCGGCGGAACCTTGTTTCTCGACGAGATCGGCGAAATGTCCTTGCAGGCGCAAGTTCGGCTGCTGCGGGTTTTGCAGGACGGCGAATTCACGCGTGTCGGCGGCAAGCACGTCCTGAAAACCGACGTCCGCGTCATTGCCGCGACCAACACCGATCTCGAACGAGCGATCGAGGACGGCACGTTTCGCAAGGATCTTTTTTACCGCCTGTCAGTTTTCCCGATCTCGCTTCCGCCGCTGCGGACACGGGTCGAGGACATCAATCTGCTGGTCTTTCATTTCCTCGAGGAATACAAGAAAAAATCCGGCCGCTTTATCTCCGGAATATCAAAAGAAGCGATGCGTGCACTCGTCAATTACAACTGGCCCGGCAACGTCCGTGAGCTGGAAAATGCGATCGAACGTGCCGTCATCATCGCCTCGGGCCGCCAGATCGAACTCGACGACCTACCCGAAGCCATCAGTCGCACTGCCGAGAATTCGTCCGCCCCCGCCCGGTTCGAACGTGCCTCAGCCGCCGGCGAAGGCCGCAATATCGGTATCAATATCCCCCTACCCTCCGCAATGGACGAGATCGAAAAACAAGTGATCGAGGCCACGCTCGAATACACCGACGGCGACAAATCACAGGCTGCACGCCTGCTAAACATCGGCCGCAAAACGCTTTATCGCAAACTGGAAATTTACGAGGATGATATTACTGATAACTAG
- a CDS encoding DinB family protein, whose product MRYESIADIYSANQKFRDEFAATVSGISPDEATALPEGEKWNIQQIVEHVSIVGSGISQICAKLLAGAREGNIPSDGSFKLSANFGERAAAIADTKVEAPERVHPTGEVSIGQALATLAAATEAFALLRPDLESYDLSAHTFPHPFFGPLNAGEWLVMAGLHEHRHAAQIERLLAKVRG is encoded by the coding sequence ATGAGATACGAATCGATCGCCGATATCTATTCGGCAAACCAGAAGTTTCGGGATGAATTTGCCGCAACCGTAAGCGGTATTTCGCCCGACGAAGCGACCGCTTTGCCCGAGGGCGAGAAATGGAACATCCAGCAGATCGTTGAGCACGTTTCGATCGTCGGATCGGGGATATCGCAGATATGCGCCAAACTGCTTGCCGGTGCAAGGGAAGGCAACATCCCATCTGACGGCAGCTTTAAATTGTCCGCGAATTTTGGCGAACGGGCGGCAGCCATCGCCGACACAAAGGTCGAGGCCCCCGAACGCGTTCACCCGACCGGCGAGGTCAGCATCGGCCAGGCTCTCGCCACGCTCGCGGCGGCAACCGAGGCTTTTGCCTTGCTCCGGCCAGACCTTGAGAGCTACGACCTCTCGGCCCATACCTTTCCACACCCATTCTTCGGCCCGCTAAACGCCGGCGAATGGCTCGTCATGGCCGGCCTCCACGAACATCGGCACGCAGCCCAGATCGAACGTTTGTTGGCGAAGGTCAGGGGATAG
- a CDS encoding tetratricopeptide repeat protein, protein MKPILVLIGCLSLALAGCGGAPSNANNAAVSTENTNTAPAVSQFASITDANAALAEGKRLLDENQTETAIEALKRAVELDADLAEAHFQLGVAYALLEMQNEQSGKVTEPASNSKEAAKKTKSEKAFEDAVKAYKKWLAKNPKDDNAYYYLGRTYAKLMQDDDAEEAFQEAVKLKPEDSEYQTELGSILIKLAKYSEAIKPLKKAIELDSSNGRAADLLEDAEAGKKRVDYVSTDKNSNMAVTGKGANSNSNSNSSSNSAMPSNSTSPRPPEANTKPKKPEPEPKSKKGDPKDDRPRTVPGKP, encoded by the coding sequence ATGAAACCGATCCTTGTATTAATTGGATGTTTGTCGCTCGCATTGGCGGGGTGCGGCGGTGCGCCGTCAAATGCAAACAACGCTGCTGTTTCAACTGAAAACACCAACACGGCCCCGGCCGTCTCACAGTTCGCGTCTATCACCGACGCTAACGCGGCACTGGCCGAGGGTAAGCGTTTGCTTGACGAAAATCAGACCGAGACGGCGATCGAAGCTTTAAAACGAGCGGTCGAACTCGACGCCGACCTCGCCGAAGCTCATTTTCAGCTCGGCGTTGCTTATGCATTGCTCGAGATGCAGAACGAGCAGTCGGGCAAGGTGACGGAACCGGCTTCGAATTCAAAGGAAGCAGCGAAAAAGACAAAATCGGAAAAAGCTTTTGAGGATGCGGTCAAAGCGTATAAGAAATGGCTGGCCAAAAACCCGAAAGACGATAACGCCTACTATTATCTCGGCCGCACCTACGCGAAGCTAATGCAGGATGACGATGCCGAGGAAGCCTTTCAGGAAGCCGTCAAGCTCAAACCGGAAGACAGTGAATATCAGACAGAGCTCGGCAGTATCCTGATAAAGCTCGCCAAATACAGCGAAGCGATCAAGCCGCTAAAAAAGGCGATCGAGCTCGACAGCTCCAACGGCCGTGCCGCAGATCTGCTGGAGGACGCGGAAGCGGGCAAAAAACGGGTCGATTACGTTTCTACCGACAAAAACTCGAACATGGCCGTCACAGGAAAAGGAGCGAACTCGAATTCTAATTCGAACTCAAGCTCAAATTCGGCGATGCCGTCTAACTCCACTTCGCCTAGACCGCCCGAGGCGAACACTAAACCCAAAAAGCCCGAACCGGAGCCAAAATCTAAGAAAGGCGATCCCAAAGATGACCGCCCGAGAACCGTTCCCGGCAAACCGTAG